The following proteins are co-located in the Ascochyta rabiei chromosome 8, complete sequence genome:
- a CDS encoding Vacuolar protein 8, translated as MGVSQFFSKVCGACCAGRSKDSLYDPVLADSEREAVADLLGFLENRAETDFFSGEPLRALSTLVYSDNIDLQRSASLTFAEITERDVREVDRDTLEPILFLLQNPDLEVQRAASAALGNLAVNTENKVAIVALGGLAPLIKQMNSPNVEVQCNAVGCITNLATHEDNKAKIARSGALQPLTRLAKSRDMRVQRNATGALLNMTHSDDNRQQLVNAGAIPVLVQLLSSTDVDVQYYCTTALSNIAVDASNRAKLAQTEGRLVQSLVHLMESSSPKVQCQAALALRNLASDERYQLDIVRARGLPSLLRLLQSSYLPLILSAVACIRNISIHPANESPIIEAGFLRPLVDLLGSTENDEIQCHAISTLRNLAASSDKNKQLVLEAGAVQKCKQLVLNVRLPVQSEMTAAIAVLALSEELKPHLLNLGVFDVLIPLTESDSIEVQGNSAAALGNLSSKVGDYTIFIQNWTEPAGGIHGYLRRFLASGDPTFQHIAIWTLLQLLESEDARLSERIAKSDEIIHMVTEIAERNIESDDEDNEDGEAEVVTLARRCLELLGNNAKALVEG; from the exons ATGGGCGTCTCTCAGTTCTTCTCCAAGGTCTGCGGTGCCTGCTGCGCCG GACGCTCCAAGGACAGCCTCTACGACCCCGTGCTGGCCGACAGCGAGCGTGAAGCCGTGGCCGACCTGCTGGGCTTCCTCGAGAAC CGCGCCGAGACCGACTTCTTCTCCGGCGAGCCCCTGCGCGCATTGAGCACCCTCGTGTATTCAGACAACATCGACTTGCAGCGCTCCGCCAGCTTGACCTTTGCCGAGATCACAGAGAGAG ATGTCCGCGAAGTCGACCGCGACACGCTGGAGCCCATCCTCTTCCTGCTGCAGAACCCAGACCTCGAGGTCCAGCGTGCTGCCAGCGCCGCCCTGGGCAATCTGGCGGTGAACA CCGAAAACAAGGTCGCCATCGTCGCCCTCGGTGGCCTCGCGCCCCTCATCAAGCAGATGAACTCGCCCAACGTCGAGGTCCAGTGCAATGCCGTCGGCTGCATCACCAACCTGGCCACCCACGAGGACAACAAGGCCAAGATTGCACGCTCCGGCGCCCTGCAGCCCCTCACGCGTCTGGCAAAGTCCCGCGACATGCGCGTGCAGCGAAATGCCACGGGCGCCCTGCTCAACATGACACACTCAG ACGACAACCGCCAACAGCTTGTCAATGCCGGCGCAATCCCCGTCCTCGTCCAGCTTCTCTCCTCCACCGACGTCGACGTCCAGTACTACTGCACAACCGCACTCAGCAACATCGCCGTCGATGCCAGCAACCGCGCCAAACTCGCCCAGACCGAAGGCCGACTGGTCCAGTCGCTCGTGCACCTGATGGAGTCGTCGTCGCCCAAGGTGCAGTGTCAAGCCGCTCTCGCCCTGCGCAACCTGGCCTCGGACGAACGCTACCAGCTCGACATTGTACGCGCCCGCGGTCTGCCCTCTCTCCTCCGCCTCCTGCAATCCTCCTACCTCCCACTTATCCTCTCCGCCGTTGCCTGCATACGAAACATCTCCATCCACCCCGCAAACGAGTCGCCCATCATCGAAGCCGGCTTCCTTCGTCCTCTGGTCGACCTTCTGGGCTCCACGGAGAACGACGAGATCCAATGCCACGCCATCTCCACCCTGCGTAACCTGGCCGCAAGCTCGGACAAGAACAAGCAGCTGGTCTTGGAGGCTGGCGCCGTGCAGAAGTGCAAGCAGTTGGTCCTGAACGTACGACTGCCCGTGCAGTCGGAGATGACCGCCGCGATTGCTGTCCTTGCTCTGAGCGAGGAGCTGAAGCCCCACCTACTCAACCTCGGAGTGTTCGATGTCCTCATCCCCCTCACCGAGTCTGACAGCATCGAGGTCCAGGGCAACAGTGCCGCTGCACTCGGCAACCTGTCTTCCAAGG TGGGTGACTACACCATCTTCATTCAAAACTGGACGGAGCCCGCGGGCGGCATTCATGGCTACCTTCGCCGCTTCCTCGCCAGCGGCGACCCTACATTTCAGCACATTGCCATCTGGACGCTGCTGCAGCTTCTAGAGTCTGAGGATGCCCGACTATCGGAGCGCATCGCCAAGTCAGACGAGATCATCCACATGGTCACTGAGATCGCCGAGCGCAACATCGAGTCAGACGACGAAGACAACGAAGACGGCGAAGCTGAAGTCGTCACATTAGCCCGCAGGTGTCTCGAGCTGTTGGGCAACAATGCAAAGGCGCTCGTCGAGGGTTAA